The DNA segment GATTGTTAATTGTGATTGCACCGTTACCAGCTTTCATAAACACACGAGCTACAGAGCTCTTGCGACGACCAGTACCGTAATATTGATTATCAGCCATTGTCTATAACTCCAAAACTTTAGGTTGTTGTGCAGCATGCATGTGCTCAGCACCTGCATACACTTTTAATTTACGGAACATGTCACGACCCAATGGGCCTTTTGGTAACATGCCTTTAACTGCAAACTCGATAGGACGTACAGGAGCTTTTTCAACAAGCTGTTCAAAGCTTAATTGCTTAAGACCACCAACGAATCCAGTGTGCGAGTAGTAAATTTTACCTTTCGCTTTGTTACCAGTTACTTTAACTTTGTCTGCATTGATAACAACAACATAGTCGCCTACATCAACACTTGGAGTGTATTCTGGTTTGTGCTTGCCACGTAAAATAGTAGCAATTTGTGTAGCGATACGACCTAAAGTTTTACCTTCGGCATCCACTACGAACCATTCGCGTTGAACGCTTTCTGGTTTAGCTGTAAAAGTTTTCATTAAAGAAACCCATTTTAAATAAAGTTACATAAATTAATAATCAGTTATCTGATTATCGGTTTAAATAGACTACGCAATTACCCCTTCGAGTATCGAGCCTGATGCTTTTTCAAGCGTTGTAACGTTGGGAGCCGCGAATTATATAGATAAACGCATAAAAGATCACCTATATTTTTAAAACAATTGAAGTTTTTTGTTATTTATTGTGTTTAAAACTAAAAAACACGAGAAACAAGCGGATGGAGAAACGAAAGGCAAGTATTTTATCTTGGTTCAATATTGTAATAGAGATCTTGAAATAAATTCAGGAAGAACAGAGTTCAGCGGGCTCATTTTAAAATCCAGACTTCGCTTCTAGTTTCTCGTAGCTCGTTGTTCTTCCTAGCCTCTCGTTTTATTTATTTAAGGCAAATGTTCCGATGCTAAATAATCATGTGACTGCATTTCCTGCAACCTAGATAGGCAGCGCTTAAATTCAAAATTTAGCCCTCCATCAGTATAAAGCTCGTCCATGGCAGTTTCTGCTGAAATAATAAGTTTTACATTACGTTCATAAAATTCATCTACCATAGCGATAAACCGACGAGCACTGTCATCAGAGTCACGGCTCATTTGCGTAACATTTGCTAAAAGCACGGTATGATAAATCCGGCTTAACTCCATATAGTCACTTTGACTACGAGCAGTTTCACAAAGTTGATTGAATTCAAAATGAACAACGCCGTCAGATTCTTCAATGGTATTTAGTGCGCGATTATTAATTTCAATCGTATTACCGACACTTCCTTCTTCAACAGATAGCTGTTTAAAATAAAGGTGCAAATTATTTTCAGCCTGCTTATCAAGTGGAAAATGATAAATTTCAGCTTGCTCTAGCGTTCTTAGTCGGTAATCAATACCACTATCAACATTAACCACTTCACAGTTTTCATTAATTAAATTAATGGCAGGTATAAAGCGCGCTCGTTGCAAACCATTACGGTATAACTCATCAGGGATGATGTTCGAGGTAGCAACCAAGGTGACATTATGACTGAACAACTCTTCAAATAATGTACCTAGCAACATCGCATCGGTGATATCTGATACAAAAAATTCGTCAAAACAAATAATGCAGGTTTCAGCGGCGAATTTTTTAGCGATAATTTTCAATGGGTCAGATTGCCCCGTTAAGCCTTTGAGTTCTTCATGCACCCTGTGCATAAAACGATGGAAGTGCACTCGCATTTTATTGTCAAAAGGCAAGCAGTCATAAAAGGTATCTACCAGGTAAGTTTTACCTCGCCCTACTCCGCCCCAAAAATATAAACCGCGTATTGCTTGTGGCTTAGTTTTACCATAGGTTTTAACCCAACCTTTTAATACTCTTTTAAAACCTGTGACAGGTAACGGTTTTGTTTGTAAATCATCGTACAAACGCTGTAAATGTTTAACGGCATTTTCTTGAGCAGCATCAAAAGCAAACCCTTCTTGCTCAAGATCTTGTTGGTATTTTTGGTAAGGTGTTAACTTGATCATACTATTTATTACTTTTTATGCTGTATTTCATTGAAAAATTACAAAAAAATACCGACTAAGTGATGTGAAACGTTAAATTTACAGCTATTATAAAAGAATAAGATTTGCATTGGCATCTTTATCTCAACATTCCCTTTTCAAATATTCAAAAGGAAACATTATGGAATTTCTTTATCTTTTCATCGGTGCAGTTATCGGTGGTGTTGGTGGCTTCTTTGTTAGTAAAAAATTATCGGCTACCGAACAAGACTACAATAAATTAGAACAACAGGTGAATGAAAGTAAAACATCACTTGAACAATACAAACAAGAAGTAGCGGCTCATCTTGATAGCTCAGCACAATTGCTTGCGCAAATGAATGAAACGTGTAAAACAGCCATGACGCAAATGGAAAAAAGCACGCTATTGCTGAACAAAGCAAATAGTGAAACGAATGCCATGCCGTATTTTTCGAAAGAAACTGAAGAACAACTTCGTTCGAATCCACAAAAGGTAAAGTCTTCACGTTCTAGAAAAAAAGAACAAATCACCGAAGCACCTCTAGATTATTCGAGTGACCCAAGTGGACTATTTAACGATGACAAACAAATTGTTACAAATAGCCCAAGTTAATTAATCCCTTCTTGGGAACTTTAGTTTTACCGTTAAGTCTTCATAACAACCTTGTTATTATCTTTAGATCAGTTTTATTAAGCTGATCTAAATTTAAAAATTGAAATTTAAATATTTGATCATATATCAATATTTAGGAAATAATTTTTGGAGTCTCAACAAATGAAAAAAAACTTTTCTTTAACCCCTGTAGCCCTGTTAGTTGGTGCACTAGCCTTTTTACCTACTCATTCAAATGCCGCTCTGCCAGTCCAGGTTGACGGTCAAGAAATGCCTTCTCTAGCGCCTATGCTTGAACAAGCAACACCTGCAGTGGTTAGTATTACTGTGGCAGGTACCCATGAAGTAAAACAAGGTCAGGATCCTTTCAAATTTTTCTTCGGTAAACGACGCGGCCAACAACCACAAGAGCGCCCCTTTAGAGGATTAGGCTCCGGGGTAATTATTGACGCTAAAAAGGGTTATGTTGTTACCAATAATCACGTAATTGATGAAGCTGACGAAATATTGGTAAACCTTAAAGATGGTCGCCAATTTGAAGCTAAAAAAATAGGTAGCGATGCCCAAAGTGATATTGCTTTACTGCAAATAAAAGCTGAAGATTTAAAAGAAATTAAAATTGCCAACTCTGATGATTTAAGAGTAGGCGACTTTGCTGTGGCTATTGGTAGCCCCTTCGGTTTAGGTCAAACGGTAACTTCGGGCATTGTCAGCGCCCTAGGTCGTAGCGGTTTAAACATAGAGCAACTCGAAGACTTTATTCAAACTGACGCCGCTATTAATAGCGGTAATTCCGGTGGTGCTTTAGTAAACCTGCGTGGTGAACTTATTGGCATTAACACCGCCATTCTTGGCCCTAGTGGTGGCAATGTCGGCATTGGCTTTGCTATTCCCTCAAGTATGATGCAAAACCTGATAGACCAAATAATTGAACACGGAGAAGTTCGACGCGGCGTACTGGGTATCACCGGTAATTCAATTAATGCTGAACTTGCTAAAGCAATGGACTTGGATATAAATCAAGGTGGCTTTGTCAGCCAAGTAGCACCAAAATCAGCCGCTGAAGAAGCAGGGATTAAAGCTGGCGATATCATCATCGAAGTTAATGGCCGAAAAGTTCGTTCATTTAATGAGTTGCGCGGAAAAATTGGCTCAATCGGGGCTGGTAAAACTGTAGAGTTAACATTAATACGTGATGGCGACAAAAAGGAAGTTGAAGTTACATTAAAAGCAGCGCCAGACGCCAACATTGCCGCAGCAAACTTACACCCTATGCTAAAAGGTGCAAAGCTTAGTTCTAATACAAAAGGCTCTGGTGTTGTCGTAACAGATATCGCTGAAAACTCTCCTGCAGCAGCTGTAGGATTAACAAAAGGTGACATCATTGCCGGAGTTAACCGTGTAAGGGTTGATAATTTAGCCGCTTTACGAGACGCACTCGTTGAAATAAAAGGCGTTGTGGCTTTAAATGTTATTCGCGGCAATACCGAACTATATTTAATGATGCGCTAGGCTCTACTGGTTAAAGTGAGTCATAAGATTAAGATTGGAGGAATTTTATTCCTCCTTTTTTTTTACTTCATGGATGAAGGAATGAAAATTACCATGGACCACTCCATCACATCCATGTGCTCGCGGCATATACAACTTCCATGCTGAAAAGGGCTTTAAATTTGTAGTCCTACATCAACGGAATTTAGTAAAGTTCGCTTTGTTCATTTAAAAATAAGTGCTAGTATCTAATGCATCAATTACTCTATTTTGCCGCATATTTTGAAATTAATTCCTGCACTTACCTATATTTTACGCGCGACCAGTTACGGACTTTTAACCGCTGTAGTTTTGCTGATACTCGTTCCTGATTTGCGTGATGGTAATAACCTTTCTTTTAACATTTTCTCACCAGTAAATGATAAACCTAAGCCAATTTCATTTTCTAGCGCAGTTGCAAAAGCAGCACCTGCCGTAGTTAATATTTATTCTGAAACAATAGAAAATGATACGCGTTATCAAAATCGATCTATCCAACGTGTTAAATTAGGTTCAGGCGTAATAATGGATACACGCGGATATATTTTGACTAACTACCATGTTGTTAGAAATGCCAATATCATTACCGTCGTTTTACAAGACAGTACAGAATTAAGTGCAGAGCTGATCGGCAGCGATGAACTTACTGATTTAGCTGTTTTAAAAGTTCATGCAACCAATTTACCTGTAATTTCAGTAGATGAAAACCTCGTGCCTTTAGTTGGCGATATGGTTTTAGCAATTGGTAATCCATTAAACTTAGGTCAAACAGTCACCCAAGGGATAATCAGTGCAACGGGTCGTACAGGCCTAAGTAGTACAAGTTATAGAGAGTTTTTACAAATGGATGCCGCTATCAACGATGGCAACTCGGGTGGTGCACTTGTTAATTCAAATGGTGATCTTGTTGGTATCACCTCTGCACAGTTTACTCGACTTAATCCGCAAACCAATATACAAGGGATTTTCTTTGCCGTTCCATATAAACTTGCCGCCAAAATTTTACAGGAATTAATTAGTAATGGTCGAGTAGTACGTGGTTGGCTTGGAGTAAGTTCTCAGCAGTATAATCCACAACTTAAAGGTTTCGTTATTGGCAGCCTTACACCTAATAGCCCGGCTCATTTGGCCGGTCTGCAACAAGGTGATGTAGTATTTAAAATCAATGATCAAGAGATTGTTAGTATTAACCACGCGTTAGATATTGTTGCTGAAACAGATCCTGGAATTGTCCTTAACTTTTCGATTTACCGTCAAAATAACTTAATGACGGTACCGGTTAAGATTTTAGAATATAAAGAATCTAGAAAATAGGATAGTAATACTGTGCCACGATCACAGGATGTGATGGAGTGGTCCATGGCGATTTGCATTCCTTCTTCCCTGAAGTAAAAAGGTTGGCGATGCCAACCTTGTTGATGGTAAACAAGTTTTAACTTGTCACTTTAAAACGTTTTATATCTGCACCGAGTTGCTGTAATTTATCTTCAATGTGTTGATAGCCTCTATCAATATGATAAATACGATCGACAATTGTTTCACCACTTGCAACTAAGCCGGCAATTACCAAGCTCGCAGACGCGCGTAAGTCTGTTGCCATAACCTGTGCTGCAGTTAATTGCTCAACACCAACTGAAATAGCGGTATTACCTTCCAATTTGATGTCAGCTCCCATACGTTGCAACTCAGGGACATGCATAAAGCGATTTTCGAATATCGTTTCTACCGTTGTTGCTGTGCCATCAGCAATTGCATTTAAAGTTACGAATTGAGCTTGCATATCGGTTGGAAATGCTGGATGTGGCGCAGTTCTAATATTAACTGCTTTTGGCTTGTCATTCATTTCTAGGCCGATCCAATCATCACCGGTTGTCACCGTTGCACCAGCTTCTTGTAATTTACTGAGTACGGCATCCAGTGAGCTTGGGTCTGTATTTAGACAACGGATTTTTCCACCTGTTACAGCTGCCGCGACTAAGAATGTACCTGTTTCAATTCTATCAGGCATCACCGAGTAATCAGCGCCAGATAAACTCTCTACACCTTCAATGGTTAAGGTATCGGTTCCTTCACCTGTGATTTTACCACCCATCGCATTTATGAAATTGGCTAAATCAACAATTTCCGGCTCACGTGCAGCATTTTCAATGATGGTTGTTCCTTCAGCCAAAGCTGCAGCCATCATTAAGTTTTCAGTACCAGTAACACTTACCGCATCCATAAAGATGGTTGCACCTTTAAGGCGACCATCATTTTTGGCAACTATGTAACCATTTTCAACATTGATATCTGCCCCCATGAGCTTCAACCCTTGAATATGCAGATCAACTGGACGCGCGCCAATAGCACAGCCTCCAGGCAACGATACTTCAGCATGGCCAAAACGAGCTAATAGTGGTCCCAAAACTAAAATAGACGCGCGCATAGTTTTTACTAAATCATACGGCGCTAAGCAATTGGAAATATTACTTGCATCAAAGTCAATGGCGTTATCAGCAGACCATGAAGCTTTAGCACCTAATTCAGCTAAAAGCTTAATGGTTGTTTCAATATCATTTAGCTTTGGCACATTACTTATTTGCAAAGGTGTTTCTGCTAATATTGTCGCGAAAAGGATAGGCAAAGCGGCATTCTTTGCGCCGCTGATGGTAACGTCACCGTGTAACTTATTACCACTATTTATACGAAATGCTTCCAAAGGGTACTCGATCTTATAATTTTATGATGGGATATTAAACATTTTTTCACGTTGCCATTGGGCGTTGGTGAAAGTTTTAATGGTTACTGCATGAATTTGGCCTGAATTAATAGCGTCAGCCAAAGGTGCGTATACAGTTTGTTGCTTTTTAACTCGACTCATTTCGTCAAACATATCAGCCACAGCAATTACTTTGCATTGAGAGCCATCAAAAGTTACGTGTAAATCATCTAACGTAAGCTGCTCTTTAAGAAGGTTTTCAATATCTGAAACGTCCACTTAATTTCTCCACTTTTTAAATTTTTTTGCGATTAAGCTGAAATAGGTAACAGGGTATCAACCCCACTTAGTTTTGCGAGTTTAACTAATTCTATAGGCACTTGGGAATAGGTAATTTCAGTTTGCTGTTTATTAGCATACTCGATTAATGCAAGCAGCCAAGCTAAACCAGCAGTATCAAATTTACTTACCTTAGATAAATCAATGTCTTGTAATTTATTTTTGGTCAGTTTTGCGAAAGTACGCTCTTGTTTACCTGCAATGCTTTGCCTAGTTAACTGCCCAGTTAACTCAGTTTTTTCAGTCGTAATTATGTTTATATTAAATTGAGTTGCCACAATTACTCACTAGCCTCTTGCTCTTTAAGCTTAGCGTCCACATCTTCGTCTTTCTTGAAAACAATTTTTCGGGCACTTTTAACTTTAAGCATTTCGGTAACTTCAGCAACACCATTTTGCGCCAATATGCTACGTAATTCTTTTTGCTTTGCATCGAGCAAACTAATGCCTTCAGCAACTAGATCGAATGCTTGCCACTCATTGGTTTTCGAGTTTTTTCTCACTTTAAATTTAATGTTAATTGGTGGTCGATTTTCATCGATAATATCAACACCTACCATTACAATTTTTTGTTTATCAATTTTTTTAGCTGGTTCAAACTCGACTCGTTGATGTTCATACAGCGTAAACACTTGCGCGTAAGACGTAATTAAATACTCTCTAAAAGCAATGATAAAACTTTTAAGATCTTCTTTTGAGGCCCCTTTACGGTAATTTCCAAGTACCTTTAATGCGGCATATTGGTAAAAAATATGCGGCATTAACTCTTCACGAACGATGTCTTTTAATAATTCTGGATTTTCTTTAATCTGCTTTTCTTCACGAGCAAAACGGTCAAAGGTTATTTTTGACACTTCCTCAATCATTACATAAGGATCTGTTTTGCTTATTTCAGATACATTAGCACTGGCTAAAAAGCTAATTGAGGCTAATAAAATTACTGAATACTTAACTAATAATTGCTTCATTACTTTTCCCTTTGATTAATCTTCACTGCCTTGACTAAATAAGAATTGACCAATTAACTCTTCTAATACAATAGCAGGTTTGGTGTCTTCAATAAAATCACCTGGCTGCAAAATACCAATGCCCAGTTCTTCATCAATAAAACCAGGAGATAATCCTACATATTGCTCGCCTAATAAACCGGCAGTTAGTATGGAAATAGAGGTAGCTTCAGAGAAGTTACTGTACTCGCTATAAATGTCCATTGTGACAATTGGCACATAATCTTCTGGATCTAACTTAATGCTGTCTACTCGGCCAACAACAACACCACCAACTTTGATTGGAGAGCGCACTTTTAGCCCGCCAATATTGTCAAACTTAGCGTATAGTTGATAAGTTTCTCCATTACCTTTTATACCTGAATCTGCAACTTTTAACGCCAGCATAAGTAGCGCAGCAATACCCAACGCAACAAAGAGACCAACCAATAATTCAATTTTTTTCGACACCATGTCAAACCACCAACTCTTTAAAAAATAGCTTGTTAATTATGTTTAATTTGCAAACATTAACGCTGTTAAAATAAAATCTAAACCTAAAACAATCAAAGACGACTGCACTACAG comes from the Thalassotalea nanhaiensis genome and includes:
- the rplM gene encoding 50S ribosomal protein L13, with product MKTFTAKPESVQREWFVVDAEGKTLGRIATQIATILRGKHKPEYTPSVDVGDYVVVINADKVKVTGNKAKGKIYYSHTGFVGGLKQLSFEQLVEKAPVRPIEFAVKGMLPKGPLGRDMFRKLKVYAGAEHMHAAQQPKVLEL
- the zapE gene encoding cell division protein ZapE; the encoded protein is MIKLTPYQKYQQDLEQEGFAFDAAQENAVKHLQRLYDDLQTKPLPVTGFKRVLKGWVKTYGKTKPQAIRGLYFWGGVGRGKTYLVDTFYDCLPFDNKMRVHFHRFMHRVHEELKGLTGQSDPLKIIAKKFAAETCIICFDEFFVSDITDAMLLGTLFEELFSHNVTLVATSNIIPDELYRNGLQRARFIPAINLINENCEVVNVDSGIDYRLRTLEQAEIYHFPLDKQAENNLHLYFKQLSVEEGSVGNTIEINNRALNTIEESDGVVHFEFNQLCETARSQSDYMELSRIYHTVLLANVTQMSRDSDDSARRFIAMVDEFYERNVKLIISAETAMDELYTDGGLNFEFKRCLSRLQEMQSHDYLASEHLP
- a CDS encoding YhcB family protein, with amino-acid sequence MEFLYLFIGAVIGGVGGFFVSKKLSATEQDYNKLEQQVNESKTSLEQYKQEVAAHLDSSAQLLAQMNETCKTAMTQMEKSTLLLNKANSETNAMPYFSKETEEQLRSNPQKVKSSRSRKKEQITEAPLDYSSDPSGLFNDDKQIVTNSPS
- a CDS encoding Do family serine endopeptidase produces the protein MKKNFSLTPVALLVGALAFLPTHSNAALPVQVDGQEMPSLAPMLEQATPAVVSITVAGTHEVKQGQDPFKFFFGKRRGQQPQERPFRGLGSGVIIDAKKGYVVTNNHVIDEADEILVNLKDGRQFEAKKIGSDAQSDIALLQIKAEDLKEIKIANSDDLRVGDFAVAIGSPFGLGQTVTSGIVSALGRSGLNIEQLEDFIQTDAAINSGNSGGALVNLRGELIGINTAILGPSGGNVGIGFAIPSSMMQNLIDQIIEHGEVRRGVLGITGNSINAELAKAMDLDINQGGFVSQVAPKSAAEEAGIKAGDIIIEVNGRKVRSFNELRGKIGSIGAGKTVELTLIRDGDKKEVEVTLKAAPDANIAAANLHPMLKGAKLSSNTKGSGVVVTDIAENSPAAAVGLTKGDIIAGVNRVRVDNLAALRDALVEIKGVVALNVIRGNTELYLMMR
- a CDS encoding trypsin-like peptidase domain-containing protein, whose protein sequence is MKLIPALTYILRATSYGLLTAVVLLILVPDLRDGNNLSFNIFSPVNDKPKPISFSSAVAKAAPAVVNIYSETIENDTRYQNRSIQRVKLGSGVIMDTRGYILTNYHVVRNANIITVVLQDSTELSAELIGSDELTDLAVLKVHATNLPVISVDENLVPLVGDMVLAIGNPLNLGQTVTQGIISATGRTGLSSTSYREFLQMDAAINDGNSGGALVNSNGDLVGITSAQFTRLNPQTNIQGIFFAVPYKLAAKILQELISNGRVVRGWLGVSSQQYNPQLKGFVIGSLTPNSPAHLAGLQQGDVVFKINDQEIVSINHALDIVAETDPGIVLNFSIYRQNNLMTVPVKILEYKESRK
- the murA gene encoding UDP-N-acetylglucosamine 1-carboxyvinyltransferase; its protein translation is MEAFRINSGNKLHGDVTISGAKNAALPILFATILAETPLQISNVPKLNDIETTIKLLAELGAKASWSADNAIDFDASNISNCLAPYDLVKTMRASILVLGPLLARFGHAEVSLPGGCAIGARPVDLHIQGLKLMGADINVENGYIVAKNDGRLKGATIFMDAVSVTGTENLMMAAALAEGTTIIENAAREPEIVDLANFINAMGGKITGEGTDTLTIEGVESLSGADYSVMPDRIETGTFLVAAAVTGGKIRCLNTDPSSLDAVLSKLQEAGATVTTGDDWIGLEMNDKPKAVNIRTAPHPAFPTDMQAQFVTLNAIADGTATTVETIFENRFMHVPELQRMGADIKLEGNTAISVGVEQLTAAQVMATDLRASASLVIAGLVASGETIVDRIYHIDRGYQHIEDKLQQLGADIKRFKVTS
- a CDS encoding BolA family protein → MDVSDIENLLKEQLTLDDLHVTFDGSQCKVIAVADMFDEMSRVKKQQTVYAPLADAINSGQIHAVTIKTFTNAQWQREKMFNIPS
- a CDS encoding STAS domain-containing protein; protein product: MATQFNINIITTEKTELTGQLTRQSIAGKQERTFAKLTKNKLQDIDLSKVSKFDTAGLAWLLALIEYANKQQTEITYSQVPIELVKLAKLSGVDTLLPISA
- a CDS encoding ABC transporter substrate-binding protein; protein product: MKQLLVKYSVILLASISFLASANVSEISKTDPYVMIEEVSKITFDRFAREEKQIKENPELLKDIVREELMPHIFYQYAALKVLGNYRKGASKEDLKSFIIAFREYLITSYAQVFTLYEHQRVEFEPAKKIDKQKIVMVGVDIIDENRPPINIKFKVRKNSKTNEWQAFDLVAEGISLLDAKQKELRSILAQNGVAEVTEMLKVKSARKIVFKKDEDVDAKLKEQEASE
- the mlaD gene encoding outer membrane lipid asymmetry maintenance protein MlaD, whose amino-acid sequence is MVSKKIELLVGLFVALGIAALLMLALKVADSGIKGNGETYQLYAKFDNIGGLKVRSPIKVGGVVVGRVDSIKLDPEDYVPIVTMDIYSEYSNFSEATSISILTAGLLGEQYVGLSPGFIDEELGIGILQPGDFIEDTKPAIVLEELIGQFLFSQGSED